DNA sequence from the Clostridia bacterium genome:
CCAGGTCCGCCGCGTCGAGGCGCCGTCGACCGAACAATTGTTTGCATCGCTCCGATCCTCGTGCTATACTTCAACCAGCGAATTCCAGGAGGTGGCTTCGTGGCCGAGACACTGACTCGCCGCCAGCGTGAAATTCTCGAATTTATTAAACGGCGGATTCGGGAACGCGGCTATCCCCCGTCGGTCCGGGAAATCGGGGAAGCCGTCGGCCTCGCGTCCAGTTCGACGGTGCACGGCCACCTGGCTCGCCTTGAGGACAAGGGATACCTGCGGCGGGATCCGAGCAAGCCCCGCGCCATCGAGGTCCTCGACGATGCGGAACCCTCGGAGCCCATCCCGTCACCGCGCGTCGTCGAGGTGCCGGTCGTGGGCCGCGTCGCGGCAGGATCCCCTATTCTCGCCGAGGAGAACGTGGAGGACGTCTTCCCTCTTCCGGAGGATTGGGTGCGCGGCGGCGAAGTGTTCATGCTCGAGGTGCGGGGCGACAGCATGATCGACGCCGGGATCCTGGACGGCGACCGCGTCATCGTCCGCAAGCAGGATACGGCGGAAAACGGCGACATCGTCGTGGCCCTGATCGGGGACGAGGCCACCGTGAAGCGGTACTACCGCGAAGCGGACCACATCCGGCTCCAGCCCGAGAACAGCCGGCTGCAGCCCATCCGAACCCGGGACGCGACGATCATCGGCCGCGTGATCGGGCTGGTCCGGCTCTTTTGATGGGACAAGACGCCGGCGCAACGGGGACGGCGTCAAGACCTACCAGGCGAACGCAAAAGGGGAGGCTTCGCGCCTCCCCCGTTCGTGTGCGAGCCGGCTTGCCCGCGCCCGGCGCGCTCAGAACGCGCGCAGGTACTGGTCGAGTTCCCACTGGTGGACCTGCGTGCGGTAGAGGTCCCACTCGATCGTCTTCGCCTCGATGAACCGTTCGAAGACGTGCTCCCCCAGCGTCTCCCGCATCAGCGGATCGCTCTTCAGCG
Encoded proteins:
- the lexA gene encoding transcriptional repressor LexA — its product is MAETLTRRQREILEFIKRRIRERGYPPSVREIGEAVGLASSSTVHGHLARLEDKGYLRRDPSKPRAIEVLDDAEPSEPIPSPRVVEVPVVGRVAAGSPILAEENVEDVFPLPEDWVRGGEVFMLEVRGDSMIDAGILDGDRVIVRKQDTAENGDIVVALIGDEATVKRYYREADHIRLQPENSRLQPIRTRDATIIGRVIGLVRLF